From the genome of Solidesulfovibrio carbinolicus, one region includes:
- a CDS encoding DNA polymerase III subunit delta' — MLAATDSLPFGVAPRQAQVLAGLDCLARAMPQALILEGGTADERAAMAMWLAARLNCGAGRPPCGVCPICIQIRDFVFKDLLYFDGGLETIKVADMREVRALVGEPPRGAGWRVVILAQAQALTDEAANALLKAMEEPRPGNAFVLLTPQRERLFPTLVSRSFVLTLAWPDASRPLPAGSEDDPWPIIDALYAFWRSGRGWFTGVKGRPSRLTAERVLTELARELAACLAGRTDTPLAGRLSACGEPDVPRRLDLLLAECQEALVAQVNPAVVLDRLATRVYLWLRG, encoded by the coding sequence ATGCTTGCCGCCACTGATTCGTTGCCGTTTGGCGTCGCGCCGCGCCAGGCCCAGGTCCTGGCCGGCCTGGACTGCCTGGCCCGGGCCATGCCCCAGGCGCTCATCCTCGAAGGCGGCACGGCCGACGAACGCGCGGCCATGGCCATGTGGCTGGCGGCGCGCCTCAACTGCGGCGCGGGCCGTCCGCCCTGCGGCGTCTGCCCCATCTGCATCCAGATCCGCGACTTCGTGTTCAAGGATTTGCTTTATTTCGACGGCGGCCTGGAAACCATCAAGGTGGCCGACATGCGTGAGGTGCGCGCACTGGTCGGCGAACCGCCGCGCGGGGCCGGCTGGCGGGTGGTCATTCTGGCCCAGGCCCAGGCGCTGACCGACGAGGCCGCCAATGCGCTCTTAAAAGCCATGGAAGAACCCCGGCCCGGCAACGCCTTCGTGCTGCTGACTCCCCAGCGCGAGCGGCTGTTTCCCACCCTGGTGTCGCGCTCCTTCGTCCTGACCCTGGCCTGGCCCGACGCCTCCCGGCCCCTGCCGGCCGGCAGCGAGGACGATCCCTGGCCCATCATCGACGCCCTCTACGCCTTCTGGCGCTCGGGCCGTGGCTGGTTCACCGGCGTCAAGGGCCGGCCGTCGCGGCTGACGGCCGAACGGGTCCTGACCGAACTGGCTCGGGAGCTGGCCGCGTGTCTGGCCGGCCGGACCGACACGCCCCTGGCCGGCCGCCTGAGCGCCTGCGGGGAACCCGACGTGCCCCGCCGCCTGGATCTGCTGTTGGCCGAATGCCAGGAGGCCCTGGTGGCCCAGGTCAACCCGGCCGTGGTCCTGGACAGGCTGGCCACCCGGGTCTATCTGTGGCTTCGCGGGTAG
- a CDS encoding SGNH/GDSL hydrolase family protein yields MRDIPAAHWCDRAIAWASCAVFLAFLLLHLGIHGYWALTDTTPPDVVEPRAYANVLGDLEPRLSVVAREIPGLPYAVGIDAEGWRRTGPAADTPDPLRVLCLGDSFTYGVGVADREAYPALLETYLRKRFPARGVSVVNAGVPFYDIFDELSYYREKGRLLRPDLVIVQFYANDLEAMAGSFFREDLKVRQGGRYNPFDQGLGREKVERVLISWFEAQVPWLMDGLRNRPSSGGPSPAASGPFKAYHLQATPEEKRHLNDKAALLDAASLPAMERFWDNYRKALLELRDAVRADGAQLLLFLAPDVLQMRENKNAPGAALVEACRAAGIPVLDMTTVLRSMSGDNPDLFYLTPKNNHPNVHGHTVMAKLLAESLGYDQAGRLRVDPAAEAFAYADPIVRILRFSPQGIAAEREGPMTVVPVRSDNLAFFDVTMEGGNHINGLRPDLRRKPTGELVVRIDADMPLDMVSVTLFRRVFPPVNGFVQLAWSRDGTRYEQLQFVSDSAGDGAAGFENGRLSEIDLRQAPCARLYLRLVVHNEACVFGETADLPWRRFEIVGYPSQALYPRSHR; encoded by the coding sequence ATGCGGGACATTCCTGCCGCCCACTGGTGCGACCGCGCCATCGCCTGGGCGTCGTGCGCCGTGTTTCTCGCCTTTTTATTGCTGCACCTGGGAATCCACGGCTATTGGGCGCTGACGGACACCACGCCGCCCGATGTCGTGGAGCCGCGGGCTTACGCCAATGTGCTCGGCGACCTTGAACCCAGGCTCTCGGTTGTTGCCCGCGAGATACCTGGCCTGCCCTATGCCGTGGGCATCGACGCCGAAGGCTGGCGGCGCACCGGGCCTGCGGCCGATACGCCGGATCCCTTGCGCGTCTTGTGCCTGGGCGACTCCTTTACCTACGGCGTGGGCGTGGCCGACCGCGAAGCCTATCCCGCTCTGCTCGAAACCTATCTGCGAAAACGTTTTCCGGCGCGCGGGGTCTCGGTCGTCAACGCCGGGGTTCCCTTCTACGATATCTTTGACGAACTCTCCTATTACCGTGAAAAAGGGCGCTTATTGCGCCCGGATCTGGTGATTGTCCAATTCTACGCCAATGACCTGGAAGCCATGGCCGGCTCTTTTTTTCGCGAGGATCTCAAGGTGCGCCAGGGCGGCCGGTACAATCCTTTTGACCAGGGGCTTGGGCGCGAAAAGGTCGAGCGCGTCCTGATCAGTTGGTTCGAGGCCCAGGTGCCCTGGCTTATGGACGGCTTGCGCAACCGGCCGTCGTCGGGCGGTCCTTCGCCGGCCGCTTCCGGTCCCTTCAAGGCCTATCATCTCCAGGCCACGCCGGAAGAAAAGCGCCATCTGAACGACAAGGCGGCGTTGCTCGATGCCGCCAGTCTGCCGGCCATGGAGCGGTTTTGGGACAACTACCGCAAGGCGTTGCTCGAACTGCGCGACGCGGTCCGGGCCGACGGAGCCCAGCTTCTGCTGTTCCTGGCGCCGGACGTGCTCCAAATGCGGGAAAACAAGAATGCTCCCGGGGCCGCCCTGGTGGAAGCGTGCCGGGCCGCCGGCATTCCCGTCCTCGACATGACCACGGTGCTGCGGTCCATGTCCGGCGACAATCCCGACTTGTTTTACCTTACCCCGAAAAACAACCACCCCAACGTTCACGGGCATACGGTCATGGCCAAGCTCCTGGCCGAATCCTTGGGGTACGACCAGGCCGGGCGGTTGCGGGTCGATCCGGCGGCAGAGGCTTTTGCCTATGCCGACCCTATTGTCCGCATTCTGCGTTTTTCGCCCCAGGGCATCGCCGCCGAACGGGAAGGACCCATGACCGTGGTTCCGGTCCGCAGCGACAACCTTGCCTTTTTCGACGTCACCATGGAAGGCGGCAACCATATTAACGGGTTGCGGCCCGATTTGCGCCGCAAGCCCACCGGGGAACTCGTCGTGCGCATCGACGCCGACATGCCCCTGGACATGGTCTCGGTCACGCTGTTTCGGCGGGTGTTTCCGCCGGTCAACGGCTTTGTGCAACTGGCCTGGTCACGGGATGGGACGCGCTACGAACAATTGCAGTTCGTCTCGGACTCCGCCGGAGATGGGGCTGCCGGCTTTGAAAACGGACGGCTTTCGGAAATCGATCTGCGCCAAGCTCCGTGCGCCCGGCTGTATCTGCGGCTGGTCGTGCACAACGAAGCCTGCGTTTTCGGGGAGACGGCCGACCTGCCTTGGCGGCGCTTTGAAATTGTCGGCTACCCTTCCCAGGCGCTCTACCCGCGAAGCCACAGATAG
- a CDS encoding 4Fe-4S binding protein, which produces MFNMTKNVVANLFSKSSTRLYPFAVRGHFEGFRGTLHINIDECIFCRTCMIKCPSQCIAVDNKAGTWTCEAMSCVYCGVCVDVCPTGCLSMSKEHRPVATEKQTMAYQGVPKKKKKEAAE; this is translated from the coding sequence ATGTTCAACATGACCAAGAACGTCGTCGCGAACCTCTTCTCCAAAAGCTCCACGCGGCTCTATCCGTTTGCCGTGCGGGGCCATTTCGAGGGGTTTCGGGGGACGCTGCACATCAACATCGACGAGTGCATCTTCTGCCGCACCTGCATGATCAAATGCCCGTCCCAGTGCATTGCCGTGGACAACAAGGCCGGCACCTGGACCTGCGAAGCCATGAGCTGCGTGTACTGCGGCGTGTGCGTGGACGTCTGCCCCACCGGCTGCCTGTCCATGTCCAAGGAGCATCGCCCCGTGGCCACGGAAAAGCAGACCATGGCCTACCAGGGCGTGCCCAAGAAAAAGAAAAAGGAAGCCGCCGAATAG
- the cysC gene encoding adenylyl-sulfate kinase → MQRHAQNLLVHHRRAEELRHESAGFSSHALRQDQLLSLELLLTGALYPLTGYLGREAVQSVLETLRLPTGELVPMPASLDIPAELGRSLSPGDKLALRDPEGFMLAVLTVADAWPDDPARHALALFGAATLAEHPAAAQYAATLHPWRVAGEVEGVALPQHPDFTDLRLSPAALLEGFARRGWRAVLACQFAGILTEPDRAAFEAAAATAGTRLLLLHTVGDAMAGGMAHFAAVRCARLAAAAFPKNAAQLALLPMPILAAGPRQALYEALVQVNLGATHVLARPGYADPFPQNGSRFYPEQAVPELLRAHAAEAGYTVLEAPAMAYAPSQGRFLPAASLASGEAAPALDQEDIRRRLAFDQDIPASFLLPDVAAELRRAFPPRSRQGLALFMTGLSGAGKSTLAKLLYVALMELASRPVSLLDGDIVRRHLSSELTFSKQHRNLNISRIGFVASEIAKNGGIAICAPIAPYAAGRQAARDLVAPHGGFIEIHVATPLFVCEQRDRKGLYAKARAGLVTGVTGLDDPYEIPENPEIRLDTTDIDPSEAAQEVLLYLEREGYLG, encoded by the coding sequence ATGCAACGACACGCCCAGAATCTGCTGGTCCACCACCGCCGGGCCGAGGAACTCCGTCACGAATCGGCCGGCTTCTCCTCACACGCCCTGCGCCAGGATCAGCTCCTTAGCCTGGAATTGCTCCTGACCGGGGCGCTTTATCCGCTCACCGGCTACCTGGGCCGCGAGGCCGTCCAAAGCGTCCTGGAAACCCTGCGCCTGCCCACCGGCGAACTCGTCCCCATGCCGGCCAGCCTCGACATCCCGGCCGAACTCGGACGCAGCCTGTCGCCCGGCGACAAGCTCGCCCTGCGCGATCCCGAAGGCTTCATGCTGGCCGTGCTCACCGTGGCCGACGCCTGGCCCGACGATCCGGCCCGCCATGCCCTGGCGCTTTTCGGCGCGGCCACCCTGGCCGAACACCCGGCCGCCGCCCAATACGCCGCCACCCTCCATCCCTGGCGCGTGGCCGGCGAGGTGGAAGGCGTGGCCCTGCCCCAACACCCGGACTTCACCGACCTGCGCCTGTCCCCGGCCGCGCTGCTCGAAGGCTTTGCCCGGCGCGGCTGGCGGGCCGTTTTGGCCTGCCAGTTCGCCGGCATCCTGACCGAACCCGACCGGGCCGCCTTCGAAGCCGCCGCGGCCACGGCCGGGACGCGCCTGCTGCTGCTGCACACCGTGGGCGACGCCATGGCCGGGGGCATGGCGCACTTTGCCGCCGTGCGCTGCGCCCGCCTGGCCGCTGCCGCTTTTCCCAAAAACGCCGCCCAGCTCGCCCTGCTGCCTATGCCCATCCTGGCCGCCGGCCCACGCCAGGCCCTGTACGAAGCCCTGGTCCAGGTCAACCTCGGGGCCACCCATGTCCTGGCCCGGCCCGGCTACGCCGACCCGTTCCCCCAAAACGGCTCCCGGTTCTATCCCGAGCAAGCCGTCCCCGAACTCCTGCGCGCCCACGCCGCCGAAGCCGGCTACACCGTCCTCGAAGCCCCGGCCATGGCCTATGCGCCAAGCCAGGGCCGCTTCCTGCCCGCCGCCTCCCTGGCCTCGGGCGAGGCCGCCCCGGCCTTGGACCAGGAAGACATCCGCCGTCGCCTGGCCTTTGACCAGGACATCCCGGCAAGCTTCCTGCTCCCCGACGTCGCCGCCGAGCTGCGCCGGGCCTTTCCGCCCCGCTCCCGCCAAGGGCTGGCGCTTTTTATGACCGGCCTGTCCGGAGCCGGCAAATCCACCCTGGCCAAACTGCTCTATGTCGCCCTCATGGAACTGGCCAGCCGACCGGTCTCGCTCCTGGACGGCGACATCGTGCGCCGTCACCTGTCAAGCGAGCTCACCTTTTCCAAGCAGCACCGGAACTTGAACATCTCCCGCATCGGGTTTGTGGCCAGCGAGATCGCCAAAAACGGCGGCATCGCCATCTGCGCCCCCATCGCGCCCTACGCCGCCGGACGCCAGGCCGCCCGCGACCTCGTCGCCCCACACGGCGGCTTCATTGAGATCCACGTGGCCACGCCCCTTTTCGTGTGCGAACAGCGCGACCGCAAGGGCCTGTACGCCAAGGCCCGGGCCGGCCTCGTCACCGGCGTAACCGGTCTCGACGATCCCTACGAAATCCCGGAAAACCCCGAAATCCGCCTCGACACTACCGATATCGACCCCTCCGAGGCCGCCCAGGAAGTGCTTCTCTACCTTGAACGCGAAGGCTATCTGGGCTAA
- a CDS encoding exonuclease V subunit alpha — protein MSERSSTMLDTAAYVEALDFARGLRAPGKPLEFPDYAEYVRLVAERAALDLDVYEGDRHDFEELPEPYELAYLTARLERLRDRIKAEKDINVGEL, from the coding sequence ATGTCCGAACGCTCCAGCACCATGCTCGACACCGCCGCCTACGTCGAAGCTCTGGATTTCGCCCGCGGCCTGCGCGCCCCGGGCAAGCCCCTGGAATTTCCCGACTACGCCGAATACGTGCGGCTGGTTGCCGAGCGCGCCGCCCTGGACCTCGACGTCTACGAAGGCGACCGCCACGACTTCGAGGAGCTGCCCGAACCCTACGAACTGGCCTACCTCACCGCCCGTCTCGAACGCCTGCGCGATCGGATCAAGGCGGAGAAAGATATTAATGTTGGTGAGTTGTAA